From Halotia branconii CENA392, the proteins below share one genomic window:
- the pstC gene encoding phosphate ABC transporter permease subunit PstC codes for MTLTASDESQIDSQTARSQTEKTIDYSFLWGTRILALAVAAVLLWIAIQVAIDSIPAIREFGLQFLIQGAWNPVENIYGVLPMIYGTLLSSLIALLLAVPIGLASAIILSENFLPLSIRTVLTFLVELLAAIPSIVYGLWGIYVLIPFLQPIGNWLHDNFGYIPLFSSRYIGPGMLPAGVILAIMVLPIITVISRDSLASLPSELRWGSYGVGSTRWQTIFSILIPAAFSGIVGGVMLALGRALGETMAVTLVIGNSNDLNFSVLAPANTIASLLANQFAEASGLQRASLFYAGLVLFVITLVVNMLAEVIVRRVKKF; via the coding sequence ATGACTCTAACAGCTAGTGACGAATCTCAAATAGATTCTCAAACAGCGCGATCGCAGACCGAAAAAACAATAGATTACAGTTTTTTATGGGGTACGCGCATATTAGCTCTGGCTGTTGCAGCAGTCTTACTTTGGATAGCCATACAAGTTGCTATAGATTCAATACCTGCTATTCGAGAGTTTGGTTTACAATTCCTCATTCAAGGTGCTTGGAACCCTGTAGAAAATATTTATGGAGTGTTACCGATGATTTACGGAACACTTTTGAGTTCATTAATTGCTCTGCTTTTAGCTGTGCCAATTGGTTTAGCCAGTGCGATCATTTTAAGTGAAAATTTTTTACCACTATCAATTCGGACTGTACTCACTTTTTTAGTGGAGTTATTGGCAGCTATTCCAAGTATTGTGTATGGACTTTGGGGTATTTACGTCTTAATTCCATTTTTGCAACCTATCGGTAATTGGCTTCACGATAACTTTGGTTACATACCTCTGTTTTCTAGTCGGTATATAGGGCCAGGAATGCTACCTGCTGGGGTCATTTTAGCCATTATGGTTTTACCGATTATTACAGTCATTTCCCGCGATTCTCTGGCTTCTTTACCTTCGGAACTGCGTTGGGGATCTTATGGTGTAGGTTCAACTCGTTGGCAAACAATTTTTAGCATTCTAATTCCAGCAGCTTTTTCGGGAATTGTAGGTGGAGTTATGCTGGCATTGGGTAGAGCCTTGGGAGAAACAATGGCTGTAACATTGGTAATTGGTAACAGCAACGATTTAAACTTTTCTGTGCTTGCACCTGCAAATACAATTGCTTCTTTGCTAGCCAATCAATTTGCAGAAGCTAGTGGTTTACAAAGAGCTTCGTTATTTTATGCTGGTTTAGTTTTGTTTGTAATTACACTCGTGGTTAATATGCTAGCCGAAGTAATTGTGCGTCGAGTTAAAAAGTTTTAG
- a CDS encoding aminopeptidase P family protein, whose amino-acid sequence MIIHKTFNSLADILHSRRQRLASLIDFPAILWSGSISPRNFPANHFPFRASSHFLYFAGLPLPNAAIRLESGKLELFMDDPQPNSALWHGEMPTRDEIAETIGADTAKPMTELESWLEGAATVANQDAATWTQQSQLLNRWILPQNPPQGIDLELVKAIVTLRLTHDAGALVELRKAAAVTVAAHKAGMAATPNAKIEAEVRAAMEKVIIAHNMTTSYNSIVTVHGEVLHNEQYHHPIQSGDLLLADVGAETEMGWAADVTRTWPVSGKFSPTQKDIYHVVLAAHDACIAKICPGIEYGDIHLLAAAVIAEGLVDLGILQGNPQDLVAMDAHALFFPHGIGHLLGLDVHDMEDLGDLAGYEEGRTRSDRFGLGYLRLNRPLRPGMLVTIEPGFYQVPAILNDVNLRSKYQNIVNWQRLSQFADVRGIRIEDDVLVTTEGSEVLTGALPNNASVIEELVGC is encoded by the coding sequence ATGATTATTCACAAAACTTTTAATTCACTAGCTGACATCCTACACTCCCGACGGCAACGATTAGCTAGCCTGATTGATTTTCCAGCAATTCTCTGGTCAGGAAGCATCAGTCCGCGAAATTTTCCTGCAAATCATTTTCCTTTTCGCGCTAGCAGTCATTTTCTCTATTTTGCCGGGCTACCACTGCCAAACGCAGCAATTCGTCTAGAATCTGGCAAACTTGAACTATTCATGGATGATCCCCAACCTAACAGCGCCCTTTGGCATGGAGAAATGCCAACGCGTGACGAAATAGCCGAGACAATAGGGGCGGATACTGCTAAACCAATGACAGAATTAGAGTCCTGGCTAGAAGGTGCAGCGACAGTTGCCAACCAGGATGCTGCTACTTGGACACAGCAATCGCAATTATTGAACAGATGGATTTTACCGCAAAATCCTCCCCAAGGAATTGACTTAGAATTAGTCAAGGCAATTGTGACTCTACGCCTCACCCATGATGCGGGGGCATTAGTTGAGTTGCGAAAGGCTGCTGCTGTAACTGTCGCAGCCCACAAAGCTGGTATGGCAGCAACACCCAATGCCAAAATAGAAGCAGAAGTTCGGGCAGCAATGGAAAAAGTAATCATTGCCCATAATATGACTACTTCTTACAACAGTATTGTTACTGTCCACGGCGAAGTATTACATAACGAGCAATATCATCATCCTATACAATCAGGTGACTTACTACTTGCCGATGTGGGGGCAGAGACTGAGATGGGCTGGGCAGCAGATGTTACCCGTACTTGGCCTGTTTCTGGCAAATTTTCACCGACTCAAAAAGACATTTATCATGTCGTGTTGGCTGCTCATGATGCTTGCATTGCTAAAATATGCCCTGGTATAGAGTATGGAGATATTCATCTGCTAGCTGCTGCCGTCATAGCTGAAGGTTTAGTAGATTTAGGTATTTTACAAGGCAACCCCCAAGACTTAGTAGCAATGGATGCCCATGCGCTGTTTTTCCCCCACGGTATCGGACATCTATTAGGTTTAGACGTTCATGATATGGAAGATTTGGGTGATTTAGCAGGGTATGAAGAAGGACGGACAAGGAGCGATCGCTTTGGCTTAGGTTACTTGCGTTTAAATCGTCCCTTGCGTCCAGGAATGTTAGTGACAATTGAGCCTGGTTTTTATCAAGTACCAGCAATTTTAAATGATGTGAATCTGCGTTCAAAATATCAGAACATAGTAAATTGGCAGCGCTTATCTCAATTTGCTGATGTGCGAGGCATCCGCATTGAAGATGATGTTTTAGTCACGACAGAAGGTAGCGAAGTCTTAACAGGCGCATTGCCAAATAATGCCAGCGTTATCGAAGAACTAGTGGGTTGCTGA
- a CDS encoding PhzF family phenazine biosynthesis protein: MGQIITQVDAFTDTPFAGNPAAVCVLPIAQDDNWMQNVAQEMNLSETAFLVRQDNGFNLRWFTPTVEVPLCGHATLASAHVLWSEGHLSSDEEARFFTKSGILIAKNQGEWIQLDFPVNHSRVVTATPELSEALGIPYKSVFQNSLGYLVEVESEDLVRQMQPNFQQMKTLPMADVIVTSLTRLDSQYDFISRFFAPGVGINEDPVTGAAHCCLAPFWRDRLGKDEFLAYQASSRGGVVKVRYSGGDRVYLAGQAVTVMRGELIHA; the protein is encoded by the coding sequence ATGGGACAAATCATTACTCAAGTTGATGCTTTCACTGATACACCTTTTGCGGGGAATCCTGCGGCTGTCTGTGTTTTGCCCATTGCTCAAGATGATAATTGGATGCAGAACGTAGCTCAAGAAATGAATTTATCTGAAACGGCTTTTTTAGTCAGACAGGATAATGGCTTTAATCTACGCTGGTTTACGCCAACGGTGGAAGTACCACTTTGTGGTCATGCAACCTTAGCTAGCGCCCATGTACTTTGGTCAGAAGGGCATTTATCCTCTGACGAAGAGGCGCGTTTCTTTACTAAAAGCGGAATACTGATCGCCAAAAATCAAGGTGAGTGGATTCAATTAGATTTTCCTGTGAATCATTCACGAGTAGTAACTGCTACCCCAGAACTCAGCGAAGCTTTGGGAATACCATACAAATCTGTTTTTCAGAACTCTTTAGGCTACTTAGTTGAGGTGGAGTCTGAAGATTTGGTGCGACAAATGCAGCCTAATTTTCAGCAAATGAAAACATTACCTATGGCGGATGTAATTGTCACAAGTCTGACTCGTCTTGATTCCCAATATGATTTCATTTCTCGCTTTTTTGCTCCAGGAGTAGGTATTAATGAAGACCCAGTAACTGGTGCTGCCCATTGCTGTCTTGCTCCTTTTTGGCGCGATCGCCTGGGCAAAGATGAGTTCTTGGCTTATCAAGCCTCTAGTCGCGGTGGAGTCGTGAAGGTGCGCTATAGCGGAGGCGATCGCGTTTATCTAGCTGGTCAAGCAGTCACTGTGATGCGAGGCGAATTAATTCATGCTTAA
- a CDS encoding calcium-binding protein, producing MKLFSYPLNWLLLIFSRQNVLGDVCDRSATELQITGTEKNEILVGTRYADTLNGAAGNDILIGKAGNDDLNGGEGRDWLFGDAGNDTLRGDPFVDLSFQSDNPYKDDYDYLEKLYRQGQDTLLGGSGNDFLEGGAGNDTLIGGMGDDILWGGYNAEEGQYGDYENNKFYSSDLLIGGSGNDTLRGDSIWTDILFTDQLPQTGNDTLYGGSGDDLLQGASGVDYLYGGSGNDTLIAGYNYLDPGTSRQYSDGNDFLYGGSGDDYIIASSGNDFIDGGAGNDTLKGDDNTLYNSDDTLIGGSGDDLLEGSTGSDVLDGGAGNDVLIGDITFYFSFETPDIVDTLTGGAGADQFILGDESGSFYGVGIRRSGSGTIINEYAIITDFNTNEDVIQLGGGSPYSDDPAKYILGSSPEGLPQGTAIYLDSDTDRLVGIVQGVSSLSLDQNYFRISEYTFDI from the coding sequence ATGAAATTATTCTCCTATCCATTGAATTGGTTATTGTTAATTTTCTCCAGACAAAATGTTTTAGGGGATGTTTGCGATCGCTCTGCAACTGAATTGCAAATTACTGGAACTGAGAAGAATGAAATTTTAGTTGGTACTCGATACGCAGATACCCTCAATGGTGCAGCCGGAAACGACATATTAATAGGCAAAGCCGGAAACGACGATCTTAATGGCGGTGAGGGTAGGGATTGGCTATTTGGTGACGCTGGAAACGATACTTTACGGGGCGATCCTTTTGTTGACTTATCATTTCAGTCAGATAATCCTTATAAAGATGATTATGATTATCTTGAGAAACTCTACCGCCAAGGTCAGGATACTTTACTAGGTGGTTCTGGTAATGATTTCCTAGAAGGTGGTGCTGGTAACGATACCTTAATTGGTGGTATGGGGGATGATATTTTATGGGGTGGTTATAACGCTGAAGAAGGCCAATACGGTGACTACGAAAATAATAAGTTTTACAGTAGCGATCTCTTAATAGGCGGTTCTGGAAACGACACCTTACGCGGAGATTCTATTTGGACAGATATTTTATTCACAGATCAGCTACCCCAAACTGGAAACGACACACTTTATGGCGGTTCCGGAGATGATCTTTTGCAAGGTGCTTCAGGAGTGGACTATCTCTACGGCGGTTCTGGTAACGATACCCTAATTGCTGGTTATAATTATCTCGACCCAGGCACTTCACGTCAATATAGTGATGGTAATGACTTCCTTTATGGTGGTTCTGGTGATGATTACATTATTGCGAGTAGCGGTAATGACTTTATAGACGGAGGTGCAGGCAACGATACACTCAAAGGCGATGATAATACGCTTTACAATAGTGATGATACCTTAATTGGTGGCTCTGGGGACGATTTATTGGAAGGAAGTACCGGAAGTGATGTTTTAGATGGTGGTGCTGGTAATGATGTGCTAATTGGTGATATTACATTCTATTTTTCTTTTGAAACACCAGATATAGTTGACACCTTAACAGGTGGTGCAGGGGCAGACCAATTTATTCTGGGAGATGAATCTGGAAGTTTTTATGGTGTAGGGATAAGGCGTTCTGGTTCAGGAACAATTATCAACGAATACGCCATCATTACTGACTTTAACACTAACGAGGACGTTATCCAACTTGGTGGTGGCAGTCCATATTCAGACGATCCAGCTAAATATATTTTAGGTTCTTCTCCTGAAGGTTTACCACAAGGAACAGCGATATATCTGGATTCAGATACAGACAGACTAGTTGGGATTGTCCAAGGAGTTTCAAGTTTAAGTCTTGATCAAAACTATTTTCGTATCAGTGAATATACTTTTGATATTTGA
- a CDS encoding DUF4332 domain-containing protein, translated as MPARQTNIRTAIASCDWPIEKLPGLSQEEQFKLQNCGIATTKTLVKQGNSPAARMALANKLQVHLQYVNKWIALADLARIPGVGTQYCGLLLHAGIASVAQLAQTPTHRLHQQIMRLQVATTQRRDLCPAIELVQQWSQQAKILLSAK; from the coding sequence ATGCCAGCTAGACAAACAAATATTAGAACTGCGATCGCATCTTGTGATTGGCCTATCGAAAAATTACCTGGATTGAGTCAAGAAGAACAATTTAAATTACAAAACTGTGGTATTGCAACTACCAAAACCTTAGTCAAACAAGGTAATAGCCCAGCAGCGAGAATGGCATTAGCCAATAAACTACAAGTTCATTTACAGTATGTCAATAAATGGATAGCTTTAGCTGATCTAGCACGTATTCCTGGCGTGGGTACACAATATTGTGGTTTATTGCTTCATGCGGGTATTGCTTCTGTGGCACAGCTAGCTCAGACTCCCACTCACAGACTGCACCAACAAATTATGCGCTTACAGGTGGCAACAACGCAACGGCGAGATTTGTGTCCAGCGATTGAGTTAGTGCAACAATGGAGTCAACAAGCAAAAATATTGCTGAGTGCTAAGTAA
- a CDS encoding TetR/AcrR family transcriptional regulator, which produces MRVFNSPPSSEVQTRTRILQTAQRLFASQGFDGTTTRELAEASGVAEGTLFRHFPNKKAILVEVATSGWVDILTDLLTELSEMGSYKAVAQVMRRRMWNLNKNVDLMKVCFMEVQFHPDLRDRIQIEVINKMTDVAEAFFQTAMDKGIYRQADAKLVAKVFLGMFAIAGFSDNTLMEPDASPQEMQQMAEGLADIFLNGVLAKE; this is translated from the coding sequence ATGCGAGTTTTTAATTCTCCCCCATCTTCAGAGGTACAAACCCGTACTCGTATTTTACAGACGGCACAAAGGTTGTTTGCCTCTCAGGGATTTGATGGCACTACTACTCGCGAATTAGCAGAAGCATCAGGTGTCGCAGAAGGTACGCTGTTTCGACATTTTCCTAATAAAAAGGCAATTTTGGTAGAGGTAGCGACTAGTGGTTGGGTAGATATTCTCACAGATTTACTCACCGAACTGAGTGAAATGGGCAGTTATAAAGCTGTCGCTCAGGTAATGCGTCGTCGGATGTGGAATTTAAATAAAAATGTTGATTTGATGAAAGTCTGCTTCATGGAAGTGCAGTTTCATCCAGATTTACGCGATCGCATTCAAATTGAAGTCATTAACAAAATGACCGATGTCGCCGAAGCATTCTTTCAAACTGCGATGGATAAAGGCATTTATCGTCAAGCTGATGCCAAACTCGTTGCCAAGGTGTTCTTAGGAATGTTTGCGATCGCCGGGTTTTCTGACAACACCCTCATGGAACCTGACGCTTCCCCTCAAGAAATGCAGCAGATGGCAGAAGGACTAGCTGATATTTTTTTGAATGGTGTGCTAGCTAAGGAGTGA
- a CDS encoding M16 family metallopeptidase, whose amino-acid sequence MAVVIFWCGITPKVSLAQTQTASPTQRTTTPTLPEPSSIQPYLDRVIKELTEFSLENGMKFIVLERHQAPVVSFLTYADVGGVDEPIGKTGVAHFLEHLAFKGTTRIGTKDYKAEKPLLEKLQQLDTQIKKAKADGQKDQVTRLQAEFEQVELQAAKLVKQNELGQIVEQAGGVGLNANTSTEATRYFYSFPANKLELWMSLESDRFLNPVFREFYKEKDVILEERRMRVENSPIGLMVEKFIDTAYKVHPYKRPVIGYDADIRNLTPDDVKKFFDNYYAPSNLTIAIVGDVNPAEVKKLAQVYFGRFQTKSKAVTQIPVEPPQKQTREVTLQLPSQPWYLEGYHRPAINHPDNAVYEIIGSLLSNGRTSRLYKSLVEEQRLALNAQGFSGFPGDKYPNLMLFYALTAPGHTVDQLAVALRQEIEKLKSEPVTMTELQRVKTQARASLLRSLDSNMGMAQQLLEYEVKTGSWRNLFKQLDQIAAVTTADIQRVAKETFTAENRTIGKLLSKDK is encoded by the coding sequence ATGGCAGTAGTAATTTTCTGGTGCGGAATAACTCCCAAAGTCTCGCTAGCACAAACTCAGACTGCATCTCCCACTCAAAGAACCACAACTCCAACCTTACCAGAACCAAGCTCCATTCAACCTTATCTAGATCGGGTAATCAAGGAGTTAACGGAGTTTAGTCTAGAAAATGGCATGAAGTTTATTGTCTTGGAACGACATCAAGCCCCTGTAGTTTCTTTTTTAACTTATGCGGATGTCGGTGGTGTAGACGAGCCAATTGGTAAAACAGGCGTGGCTCACTTTTTAGAGCATTTGGCATTCAAAGGCACGACACGCATCGGTACAAAAGATTACAAGGCAGAAAAACCGCTACTAGAGAAATTGCAGCAGTTAGATACTCAAATTAAAAAAGCAAAAGCCGATGGTCAAAAAGATCAGGTGACTCGGTTACAAGCTGAATTTGAGCAAGTGGAATTGCAAGCAGCCAAACTAGTCAAACAAAATGAACTAGGGCAAATTGTCGAACAAGCCGGAGGTGTAGGTTTAAATGCCAATACCTCAACAGAAGCCACCCGTTACTTTTACAGTTTTCCTGCTAATAAGTTGGAACTTTGGATGTCTCTGGAATCAGACCGATTTCTTAATCCTGTATTTCGGGAGTTTTATAAAGAGAAAGATGTCATTTTAGAAGAGCGACGGATGCGGGTAGAAAATTCACCCATCGGCTTGATGGTGGAGAAATTTATCGATACAGCTTACAAAGTCCATCCTTACAAACGTCCGGTAATTGGTTATGACGCAGATATCCGCAACCTCACACCAGATGATGTCAAGAAGTTTTTTGACAACTACTATGCACCCAGTAATTTAACGATCGCCATTGTTGGAGATGTTAACCCGGCTGAAGTGAAAAAACTAGCGCAAGTTTATTTTGGTCGCTTTCAGACAAAATCCAAAGCTGTAACTCAAATTCCGGTAGAACCACCACAAAAACAAACACGGGAAGTTACTTTACAATTGCCTTCTCAACCTTGGTATTTAGAAGGTTATCATCGTCCGGCGATTAACCATCCAGATAATGCGGTTTATGAAATTATTGGTAGTTTATTAAGTAATGGACGCACATCACGGCTATACAAATCTTTAGTAGAAGAGCAGCGCTTGGCATTAAATGCTCAAGGTTTCAGCGGGTTTCCAGGGGATAAATACCCTAATTTGATGTTGTTTTATGCTCTCACAGCTCCTGGTCACACGGTTGATCAGTTAGCAGTGGCTTTGCGCCAAGAAATTGAGAAACTCAAATCTGAACCTGTGACTATGACTGAATTGCAGCGGGTAAAAACCCAAGCACGGGCAAGTTTGTTACGCAGCCTCGATTCTAATATGGGGATGGCACAGCAATTGCTGGAATATGAGGTCAAAACTGGCTCTTGGCGGAATTTGTTTAAGCAATTAGATCAAATAGCGGCGGTGACAACTGCTGATATTCAGCGAGTGGCAAAGGAAACTTTTACAGCTGAAAATCGCACGATTGGCAAGTTGTTGTCGAAAGATAAATAA
- a CDS encoding M16 family metallopeptidase: protein MQRYKVKVFKIQNGKRLIYALIAAFACLFVTFDFSLAATAEAKHYTELQFAPLPEIKLPKYERFVLQNGLVVYLMEDHELPLINGTAIVRTGSRLEPSTKVGLAGFTGEVMRTGGTQKHSPDQLNEMLEQRAASVETNIGETSGSANFEALSEDLETVFGLFAEVLRQPVFAQSKLDLAKTQAKGGIARRNDDPNEIASREFKKLIYGKDSPYARTVEYATVEQVSREDLVQFYQKYFHPNNMILGIVGDFDAQKMRSLIQAKLGDWQRNPKITKPQLSEISPAKTGGVFVVNQPQLTQSSVLIGHLGGQFNNPDYAALDVLNGVLNGFGGRLFNEVRSRQGIAYSVYGQWSPRFDYPGMFIAGGQTRSDATVQFVKALQTEIKRTQTQRVTAKELAFAKESTLNSFVFNFQDPAQTLSRLMRYEYYGYPADFLFRYQKGVAATTAADVQRVAKQYLQPENLVTLVVGNQTAIQPPLTQLAAQVTPIDVTIPDLQPQVKN from the coding sequence ATGCAGAGGTATAAGGTGAAGGTGTTCAAAATCCAAAATGGTAAGCGGCTGATTTATGCATTGATTGCTGCTTTTGCTTGTTTGTTTGTCACGTTTGATTTTTCGCTGGCGGCGACGGCAGAGGCTAAGCATTATACAGAGTTGCAGTTTGCACCACTCCCAGAAATCAAGTTACCCAAGTATGAACGGTTTGTTTTACAAAACGGCTTGGTTGTGTATTTAATGGAAGATCACGAACTACCGTTAATAAATGGAACGGCGATAGTACGGACAGGTAGTCGCCTGGAACCATCAACAAAAGTTGGGTTGGCTGGGTTTACAGGCGAGGTGATGCGGACTGGTGGTACTCAGAAGCATTCGCCAGATCAACTTAATGAGATGTTAGAACAACGGGCGGCATCTGTAGAAACTAATATTGGTGAAACTTCAGGTAGTGCTAATTTTGAGGCACTCAGCGAAGATTTAGAAACGGTTTTTGGGCTGTTTGCTGAGGTGTTAAGGCAGCCTGTATTTGCTCAATCAAAGCTAGACTTGGCTAAGACACAAGCCAAGGGTGGTATTGCCCGCCGCAATGATGATCCTAATGAGATTGCTAGTCGGGAGTTTAAGAAGTTAATTTATGGCAAAGATAGCCCTTATGCTCGCACGGTAGAGTATGCCACAGTCGAGCAAGTCTCCCGTGAAGATTTGGTACAGTTCTACCAAAAATATTTTCATCCCAATAATATGATTTTGGGGATTGTAGGAGATTTTGACGCTCAGAAAATGCGATCGCTGATTCAAGCTAAGTTGGGCGATTGGCAGCGTAACCCTAAAATTACTAAACCCCAGTTGTCAGAAATATCGCCAGCTAAAACAGGTGGTGTCTTTGTGGTAAATCAGCCGCAACTAACTCAAAGCAGTGTACTGATTGGGCATTTAGGCGGACAGTTTAACAATCCCGACTATGCAGCGCTGGATGTATTGAATGGGGTATTAAATGGTTTTGGTGGACGCTTGTTTAATGAAGTGCGATCGCGTCAAGGTATAGCTTACTCTGTATATGGCCAATGGAGTCCCCGTTTTGATTATCCTGGCATGTTCATTGCTGGCGGACAAACACGCTCTGATGCAACTGTGCAGTTTGTCAAAGCCTTACAAACTGAAATTAAACGCACCCAAACTCAAAGAGTCACAGCCAAAGAACTAGCTTTTGCTAAAGAATCTACGCTTAATTCTTTTGTATTCAACTTTCAAGACCCTGCTCAAACTTTATCACGGTTGATGCGCTACGAATATTACGGCTACCCAGCTGATTTTCTATTTCGCTATCAAAAAGGCGTAGCTGCAACAACAGCGGCTGATGTGCAGCGAGTAGCCAAGCAATACCTCCAGCCAGAAAACCTAGTAACTTTAGTGGTGGGCAATCAAACTGCCATTCAACCACCATTAACACAGCTAGCCGCCCAAGTAACACCGATAGATGTGACTATTCCTGATTTGCAACCACAGGTAAAAAATTAA